In Sus scrofa isolate TJ Tabasco breed Duroc chromosome 11, Sscrofa11.1, whole genome shotgun sequence, the following proteins share a genomic window:
- the CCDC70 gene encoding coiled-coil domain-containing protein 70 produces MLSLAPHRVGPADLQAARSPVLQRSLPPPWPVRTMFPFKVSKWMGLACFRSLAASSSSLRRKKLIHKLQEEKAFREEMKHFREKIEDFREEMWTFRGKICTFRGQILGFWEEERTFWEEEKTFWKEERAFWEMEKSFREEEKAFWKKYRIFWKEDKAFWKEDNALWERDRNLLQEDKALWEEERALWVEERALLEEEKALWEDKKSLWEEENALWQEEKAFWVEGGGQVAEEQMLEGGHHGGRRSPAFPRRRA; encoded by the coding sequence ATGCTCTCTCTGGCGCCCCACAGGGTTGGACCAGCCGACCTGCAGGCGGCCCGCAGCCCTGTCCTCCAGCGCAGCCTCCCGCCACCCTGGCCGGTCAGGACCATGTTTCCCTTCAAGGTGAGCAAATGGATGGGGCTTGCCTGCTTCCGCTCCCTGGCGGCGTCCTCGTCCAGCCTTCGCCGGAAGAAACTGATCCACAAGCTGCAGGAAGAAAAGGCGTTTCGGGAAGAGATGAAACACTTCCGTGAGAAAATCGAAGACTTCAGGGAAGAGATGTGGACTTTCCGAGGCAAGATCTGCACTTTCAGGGGCCAGATCTTGGGCttttgggaagaggagagaactttctgggaagaggagaaaaccttctggaaagagGAAAGAGCCTTCTGGGAAATGGAGAAATCGTTCCGAGAAGAAGAGAAAGCCTTTTGGAAAAAGTACCGAATCTTCTGGAAGGAAGATAAGGCCTTCTGGAAAGAGGACAACGCCTTATGGGAACGAGACCGCAACCTTCTTCAGGAGGACAAGGCCCTGTGGGAGGAAGAAAGGGCCCTGTGGGTCGAGGAGAGGGCCCttctggaggaggagaaggcgCTCTGGGAGGATAAAAAGTCCCTCTGGGAGGAAGAGAACGCGCTCTGGCAGGAGGAGAAGGCCTTCTGGGTGGAGGGCGGCGGCCAAGTTGCCGAGGAGCAGATGCTGGAAGGTGGCCACCACGGAGGCCGCCGGTCGCCAGCCTTCCCCCGGCGCAGGGCGTGA